CATTCGGATAAGAATTTAACGATATCTATCTCGTATTCActcaaaaaagttgttttgatACGAGGCTAGATATGctagataaaaaataaaggagagaGGTGGGATATACTAGAAGAACTTGACCTTACAAGTCCATCTTGCAAGTTGAAAATACTCTCAGAAATAATTGGAAATGgtgaaaattattcatttaaatcACCGCTGGTGcgtggaaaagaagagaaatctgGATGTTCTTCTCAAAATATAGCTAGcgcttattgtttttttttacacgttGCAGATGATGTTGATGACGACTTCTCAGCAATGGCAGCTGCAAGCGAATTTATGATGAGCGGATCGGGAGAGGATGCTGAAAGTAGTAGAGCCCAAACACCTCAGCCTCCACAACGTCCGACTACAAACGCGCAAGTACAACAGAAAAGGCGCCCTCGTCGTGAGAAACGAAGACGTGGTGGAAGAAATAGTGGGAATGATAGTGCCAGCAGTGTGGAGAAagtgaatatttttatatttataagcTAATTTTTCTTACCACTTATAGCTGTATAATTTGCTTGGTTCTTCTACAATTCTTATCCTTAAGGTGAATAGTAATGAACTTGGAAAAGAACGTGGTTCTAAGAAAACATTAGCTGCTGAGTTGAATGAAGAACGTCGACGTAGAGAGGATGAGTACTTGCGTAACAATAGCGCAGGTTCGCAGTTGTATTATTTCAAGTCCGAACCAAACCATTGGTGTAAtcgatcctttttttttttaggaggatTGGGTGATTGGCCTATGCCAGATCTCCACCTTGGATCACTTATCGAAGCCGATGAACGAGTTCAGGTATTTGTTGTATTATAGAGCGttttttcgatcttttttGTTCGATCGTTCTATTGCCACGTTAATTATGTTTTCAGGGTTCGAGGCTGTGGCCTCCTACACCAGTAGGTTCACGTGCGTCACTAGCTTCCCAGTGGAATGATCACAATGTACCGACTTCCTCAGCAGGAGCAGGAAACGTCCAATATGACCCAATGTCTCTTGGATTATCATTGGGAACGACTGTCGCTCCTGTGGATCACACTGCCCCATTCAGCATTTTCGCAGGCGCTGACTTCAGCTTGTGGTCTAGCGCTGCCACTGGCGACTCACACAGTGCTTGGAGCAATCCCGGCGAAAAATCAGCTGATAAGTAGGAACTTCATGCTCTCCTATCTTTCCACGGATGCTTTTCTCTTTGTTGCCTTTCTTTCTGCACTTCTTTTACTCTCTTATAATTCCTAGTTACTAGAACATAGTTCCAttgaattgttttcttttctactccAAGTATTAGTAATTTTTCATGTTGCTACTTGCCTGTTCATTTAGAAGTGCTTAGGCCTAGCCGTTCGTCGATTGTTACATCATCCCCCGAGTAAGAGTTGTTCAAGAAGTCGCTCATAAATAATGGTCATCTAGTTCGGCGACTTGTCGAAAATGCTCTCATAGCTGCTGACGAATCCTGCCCATCGTTAGCACTGAATAAAGATCTGACAACATATCTACATAACCTCTAATGAATAATTGGATTAGATCTTAACAGTTTCACCTGCCGAGTTAAATTGTGATTTCatacaaagaagaaagagagaagagaaaaaaacggcttCAACTCCAGTAGAGAAGTCGTAGGATTGatgtttgttttgaagattCACGTGCTCAAAACGTCAATCAGAAACAGTTCTGAATCGAATGTTAGATGTAAGTAGATAAGTGAGGGTGCGTCGTATGTATCTCTGAACGAAGGAGAATTAGAAAGGTATGGCCGTAAGCTATTCCTATTCCCTGGACCTCCCTGGACCTCCCTGGACCTAAAGACCCAGGGTTGGCCGGGGCAATGTGAGGGAAACATTCATTTGTGTACGTTCTGCGTGAAAATGCGAGTGCAGACACCGAATCATcgaagaagggaaaaaaaggtaGGATCTAGTTGACAAGGGGTTCCTCATTCCTGTTATTTACCCAGTTTCGCGCCATTTGAATACCACTTTTTCTGAACTCTAAAGTACTCCTTGCAAAGGAAACCGTCGCCAACGTCGACGCCTTCGAACAACCACAGAAGCTCTAGAATTCCGGACGGAAGACATCGAAGAACTATCTATCAGAAGGAACAAGGTGATCAGTAGTAATAGCGGTTATTTCAGAGACAAGAGGTGATTACTCATAAAATTATTGGTGTTCTTTAAGATGGTTGCATGTTGTTCTCTTGCAGTCGCAAAGAAGctgtagtcgggtcgaaacgacatgtaGCCCGGTGCCTTTgtgtaaacggctgcgctagAAAAGGCGCGGAAGAGCTAGCGGTTCGGATCGAGAGGAGCCTTACTGGAACCATTCATCGCAGTAGTTCgcgccggcccctgaatgctgttttgtacgatgccgaatactccatctgaaatccgcaccacctcagattcgtggtatgctgcctttaagcaactgtaccgagcttcatctcgttttgactaGTCATTTTTGAGGAGAGTTGAGGAGACTTTCATTTCCTCTaactcagttctttttttgtagtatCAGAAGGCGTCGAAGAAGCGGCGTGCGAATCTCACCACCGAATGCATTGACAAGTTCAAGATTAGTACATGTGCCAAATGTGATAGCGatcttcattcattcgtcaTTATTTTGATCAATCTTGACGAAAATAATGGTTGCTCGAAGTTTTGCATAAGGTCGGACACTGGCAAAATTACGCCTACGGATAAGTCAAGCTTGTAAGCAATTTTAATTAGATCTTCAAAAGTTACTGATATATCGGAGTTGACCATATGTAAGGAGGCTTGGTCAAGTCCTGAACTGAAGGAACAAATAAGGTACAGCATGCCGCTGTTCTCAGTTTACTCCCGGACTTTATCAAACTGAATAGtagtgttttaaaaaattatcgatTTGCTTATTTCCCCTTTGACAAAGGAAATCAAATGATTCCCCCTGAAAAACAATCGAACCATGACGATTCCATGCAAAGTTTGGGAATTTCCTACTCGAGAATGCGTTACTTAATGTGTCCTGAATGTgttcttttaatttcaatgAGAAATTGGTGAACTTGCAGCTTACAAAATGCTAAGTATTCCAGATACTCTGCACGctccttttctttcaaggTGTTGGATTTTACTGCACTGCACTGACTGAGCCTTGATTCATACATATCGAATCTAAAATGTTCACAGGTAGTTAACTAACAAGAATTTGTATTTTGTCTCATCGTTAATTTTCTCGAAAGATATGAAATAGGAGTATTTCAGGACAGTGGACAAAGTCTAACTCTCTAGAGATGGCAATCGGCCCGAAAATATGGGAAACATGGAACCAGTTGTCTTACCAAGTCTTTGAGTACGTCCTTCGTAAGCGAATCCCAGCTCCATGCTATGTATTCCTCATTCCAGCGCAATGATTAGAGAAGAACAGTGGTTGGCGGAGGGAGAAAACGGCCCATCTATGAGTAACACATGGCTGTGCGTCCCGCAGCTTATCTCGAATCTCGCCTGTTTGACTGGAGCAGCTTCTTCATTGAACGGGGCAAGTATATGAGTTGTATGCGCTTTTTTTCCAGCTATATTTTGTTGGATTTGCTCTATCGAGGACAGAGAGTTATGAGTGGAATTCATGATTATGGACGCTACCACCATCAATTCCCCTCAATTATCCAGGAGTTTGCGTGGGAAGCGACTTTGTCGCACCGGCTTCCGTAAGGGACACCTAATAACGTGCAGCGTAGGCGGGAGTGCACATACGTACCGTGACGCATCAAGTGAACAATCAATGGGATTGTCGCGCTTAATTCGTGATCTGCACACCAACCCTATTTATCTGTGGAGAGACACAACACAACACCCTCAATTTCGTTGTCTTCAACAGTCTTCTGCCGACGGGTATAACTGTAAAAGACAGATCGATGGCACCGTTGAGCTCCTCGAAGCTCTTTCTCACTCTCCTTTTAGACAGATTCAACTCAACATTATGTcatgattgaattttttttgtgatgggTACTGTGTATTCAAGACCGCAGGAACAAATTTGAAAGCGCTCTCCGGATGAAGATTGCAGTATACGAACGAGAACCAACTTGAATACAAATGTTCTCCAGCGTAGACACGTGAAGTATCTTGAGCAGCACTTTCGGTGACAATGTGATTAAGCGCCGGACAGACACCCATATTCTCCCTAATCTGGATCAACTGCGACGCAAAGGCAGCGCTGTCAATGAAGCTGGAAAGGATAAGTTCCCTGAAAGTGCGTCTGCATAGAAGTTGGTGTCTTTGCCAGCATTAGTGGGTCAGTTCACGCAGATTCTTTCTAGTAAACGGATGTCTACTTTTGAAGCGATGTTCGTTAGTGACAGTTTTGACAATCTTtagtctttaaaggcatcacctcacgaatctggagtggtacggatttccggtggaatattcgtatacgtggtcgtagattatggggaggaaggtgatttcttcctagttgccgtagaaaacggcccggaagatacggcttcgagcgttccggcgcgctattttctacaaggagttcgagtagagcgcgccagccccaTGCGGCGCCgtttcttccgggccgttttttacgatcAATTAAGAATGGATACACAtgaaccacacccctctctataatctactatcccgtataagaatactccatctgaaatccgcaccacctcaggttcgtggtatgctgcctttaatctttaGTCGTCTAGTTTCACATATTTAGTTAGGAGTTATAAAGTTCCAGCATTCAGTGTGGATGCTAGATTTTTATCTTCTGCTGCTTGGAGAGGTTCTACAAGCCATATTTTCAACGTCTTTGTTAACGAATCGAACAGAAAGGTTGCCTCCAGAAGAACGTTTGGGAAATTTCACATCAGGGCCCGAGGTTTGCGATAGAACGAATAGCGAAATATTTTACTACTTATCATGACGCGTAGGATCATTAGAAATTCACATCAAAATCTACGCTTGATAAAGGAGTAAGCGGATGGAAAGTACTCTAACGAAACCACATTATCGTAAGACGGAGATTTTACCGATGCCGCTGTTGTTAATTTCTGTAGTAAATGAATTCATCGCCTCTTGCGCGAAAGACTTCTTTCTCGCAAAAAAGGActgaagaagaggaggaagaacACACTTTGGAACCAAATCTTCCGCATCACCGATATGTTTCGAGGATTCGACGACGTGAAGCTTCTTTTCTGTCTTCATCCCAACTGAGCTAATCCCATAATTTTCCTGAATTCGTCATTTTTCAGACCTGACAGCAAAAACTACCGAGGTGTGGCTTAAGCTACTAAATTCGGGGCGCTGAAACATAAGAATTGGGCTTAGATTATTCATGACATGTGGGGGTAAGGTTACTAAGGTGGGTGCTACGCCTGTCAAGGTGTGTGTGAAGATACTAAGGTGAGAGCCCCAAAATCCTACCCCTGGATGCATTGAGGATGTTTCGAAGAGGGGAAATGTCTTTGACGGAGTTTTTCTAATCTGCGTTACTCTTACCTGGACTCAGAGGATAGGTTACATTTGCTGAGATAAGGGCTAAaacgttattatatagcacaAGTCTGAAAGTGATGCCTGACTTCCAAGCTTCTTACTTCGCtcgacgaaaaaaatcaaaagcagGGGGactttctgcaaatttctgtCGTAGAATTAAAACCATCTCTTTCTCTGACAAcggtccttttcttttttgttttggaatatGAGCATTGTTGAGAAACTGTGCAGTCTTCTGGTAAATCAGCACTACaattggaaaatattcaaatctgGCTATACATCTATACTGCTTCGACACAATAACTTAAAAACATTCAAGGTATTAGACGTAGCCCTTCTCCTCTTTATTTCGAACAATTAACATAGAATGATGTGTTAACAAAAAATGACCTGAACTTCTTcatcattctaaaaaaatgtatagGGATCACGTCAGATCACGCAAAATGCTAACTACTATCTAAAACCTCCTCAACTTGTGGGTATCTAGTTCCTGAAGAAAGGATCTAGCAAACATAATTGAGAATAACATGCGGGGAAGTAGACAAAGGGGTGCATATAGATAAAACGTTATGCAAGCAGTTGTCGTGGCTATGAAACTGTTTACACCGTTTAATTTAGCCTCCGTTAGATTCCTCTTTAACTGTCGTACTGTACTGGTGTACCAGCAAACCCCTTcatctcaatttcttttccttttcacttCTCTTGCTTTCGGGAGCTGGAGCTCCAATATGACCCTATGGTCCTCGTTCCGTATCTGGTGCCGGAGCAGCAGTCTGACAAAACATTGCACTGATCTCTAGAGAGTCCGAATTCGTTTTAATGCATGAAGTATTTTTGTGACACTCAGAAACTCATACACTTACATATACACGCAAATTAAGCTCATTACTATACAGCAGTGATATGATATGTGACGTGAGTACGGTATGGCACGCTGGTAAAATGGTCTCATGATGAAAAAATCACGTCAGAGCTCACGCGGAAGTGCCTTTATCACCTCTTCGAGCCCATTCTAACGTTCTTTTGAtttcctttcgtttcttttttttttgctctgtcGCATCATTCCTTGAAGTGATCGGCTCCGTATAGATTACGTTTCAAGTTCCTTGtctaagaaaaaagggaactaTTTTTTGATTCGGATGTGTGGTGTCTGGCGCAGTGTTGAATAGGCCGATTGAACCAAGGAAGACCtcactccaactgaaatcgcAATGACCGCAATGAATGCGACAACGACATCGAGAATGAGTACCAATGGAGAAGAGCACCACGGCAACGAGACCGTTCCAGCATTTCTATACTTCCACTCGGACAAGCACGGTTCGGATGGAAACTAATtcagaattcaaaattttagaattcaGTTCTCTCCCACATACGTATGTTCTCTTCTGCACGTGTTCAATGCGAAATCAACTATGCCTACCACAGATTTTTAGAACATACGAATTTGTGCACTTCAATTCTATGAACCAAAATTTGGAGACATTCATTTGGTTGCGGCCATCTCACACTGAGATGGATTGCACGGCACGGGATTGGTGCCAACAAACGCAAACAACTGGATAACTGTATACAAACACTGCGCAATAGttccggacagttttttttttctaaaatgagacgttgtgaaCCGTTCTATTGACCGCGAGAACAGCATgcatccttaaaggcatcaccccacgaatctgaggtggtgcagattttaggtggagtattcttataaaggatagtagattgtggagaggagggtgattccgtccatttcttcctaattgcattaaaaaacggcccggaatatacggcttcaggcgttctggcgcactattttctacagggagttcgactggagcgcgccagccttgtgcggcgccgcatctcctgggccgttttttccggcaattaagaagaattggacggaatcacccccttctccgtagtctcccatcccgtatacgaatactccacctgaaatctgcaccacctcagattcgtggggtgatgcctttaatgtactTCCACCTCCGCTCCCATTTGTAGTCGCCTGTAGTTACCCTCATGTTGGGCggatcctttcttcaaagagTGGATCCATAAATGCAGGGAGCTCCTTAAATAATAGCAGTTTACCTGATCTGCCTTTGCGCCCTTATCTTAATCAGCGTGGTAATGACGTTCATGTAAATTCACGTCTGCATTCTATGTTAATTGCTGAGTGGAAAGACGAAAACTGTCTGATGCTTCGaaatatgttttcaaattgccGCGCTATTGAAGTAATACatgtgtaaaatcaagttttaaTATCCACCGTTTTATCTAGTTTTAATAtcctccaaatgtagaatattCAGAGACTTGAAGCATAATGACTACAAAGAAACATTgatgaaatcttccatcaaagcgtatattttaaaaaaaggagcgaaacatactttgaaaaaataattctatggCATAAATTTATGGGATGTGCTCCTCTgcaattttattgaaaaatgaaggCAAGAGAAGCGAGCATCAATagaagtctgaagtctggcGTCagtcggacgttcagactggtactgccattgttgttttcaaatcCAGCCGAGCGAAACACTCCGTCGTGAACTCCTCAACGAAGCTCCAGGAGTAGAATCACATGTGAATATGGTGAGAAGAgttttgcttcaatttgactATTCTATGTAAATGTGCAACAGAAGGCAGGTCTCCTAAACGGATGCAAACTTGCGTGACGTTTCAGATCCGTgtaataatgaatataatCGGTGAAGAGCTACGCCAGTGGGAAAACGCACTCCACTCTATATCCAAGCCAGGTAGGGAGATACGGTAGATGGGGGATGGGGGTTTGTTTAGGCGTTCACCGAGGGCAACTTACGCCGTCATGCTGCAACACGTTTGAAGCCAGATGTACATATGTAAtatgaaaggataaaatgtctagcgttaatcaatccgttcgggatgcgccaccacgttcacttcaatttagaatcgttcgAGACTTACGAATGGCATATACAATGATTTACTGggccagccgataatcaagtcttttttatcctttttatcctcccagataggtcaatggtatcaatttattgactccggagggatgaaaggcttggcctCGAACtgtcgaccgtgtggctataacggacctctaaccgactgcgccacacccgcgcCAATATGTCATGTAACAGTGCAAATTATGATATCCTACCAGAGTTTGTTCAAGCGCAGTTTTACTATCAGTAAACCACCATATGGAGATATTATTTAGTTAGACTCGTATATAGTCAAATCTTCCAACTAAGCCTAACTTAGAAATCTTCTTTTGATCTCTTTGCGTGAATAGCCAGATAATTTCCGATGAAAATCATTCGTGCGGTCTCCAATGATAGCAACTAAGTGTGAAAAGAACGAATAGTGAGAAATAAGATGGAAATCAACTCTAATTAACGCTTTTCCTTCTGATCAGCATCTGCAAAGTGCTTTAGAGGCATCACTACACGAATCGgcatggtatggattttcgtagGAGTATACCCATAGtggatcgtaggttatggatGCATGGGTGGTTCTgcttatctctccctgtatcccTGTAATGAAatccggaacgctgtttcttacaacGTCCTCTATCGCAACGCGGCACCCCTGTGCCCCGCCCcgcctgtgattcgtcgaaaatccattaaaaCGCCCCAATAGGCAACTcctttcattcgacgaatcgcaagcgggggcggggcgcaacggtggcgcgttgcaacagaGGACGTCTTAAGGAACCACATTCCGAGGcagtctgtttacagtgatgtagggagagatgagcagaaccacccctgtatCCACAACCTACGAACCGATATAGGTATTTTCCCtacgaaaatccatactacgccgattcgtggggtgggtgatgtttttaaatgaacaGTGTGAGCGAGAAGTTAGAGGTGCAACCATTTTTAGTCGTCTAAATACTAgacatttctttctattctactAATTTAAGCAAATATTACGTAATCAGAGAAATAcgagaaacaatgaaaagatGATTAGCGATGAAAGAGCAAGGAACAATGCCTACTCTAGTCTTGATGCTGGACATCGACTCAGCTACgctttcgacttcaactcaaagGGGTTTCcttgaagtttatgaacgcgtgtgaAACCTTACATGACTTCTGAGAAGTAGCTAACGTGTCagattttatcctcccgggcATGTCTGGAACAGATTTATCAACCTGGGAAGGATGAGAGGTTTAGCTGGAGTTAGGGTGTTTTTGAACCACGAGAATGCATTCACAGCCGAACCTCGAAGCCATTACGCTATAAGCCCTCTTTACTGATATTTCCAACCACGTTTGGACGATTACTTTTGTTGTCTGAGAACTTGCAaagcttttgttttctttgaccAGAATAATCCTTAGTAACATCACACATGTAGAGGTTCAGGTATTTTTGCTGTTGCACGACGAATGATTGTTCATCCAAAATTCACTAAATCCTATGCATACAACACGTTCGTTACGCTCAACAATCTTGGAGTAGAAGTGAAGATTTTTGATGGCTCAAATGAGATAATTCAATGGATACAAAAAAGTCTAAAGGTAAGCTTGGAGTGGAGTTTAGGCTCACTACCATTTCTACGTCCCCAACCAGATGTATGAAAATTATACAGACACAGAACAAGGGGATGAAACGAgtgaacagagaaaaaaaaaggattttcagGCGGGCTCAGTTAACACCTGTCCCTTTGAACTGTGGAGAAGCGGCGAAactgttttgaaaaaggagGTAAGCATATCTGTGTTTGGGCTGAGGTAGAAATAGCATAACATAGCAAGCGGCAGTATACGAACTAGTCAACAAGTATCGAGAGAAGGCGTAACTTGTAATGCAATTACACAAACGATTGCGCATGAAGTTAGTTCTGggacctctttttttaaaccggaccacatttatttgtttgttacaTCAAAGTTCCCATATTAAGAAGGGAAAACGAAAGTTATCATTTCACGACAGTTTTATAAGACGACCGTGATTAAGAAAGATCACCTCGTGTCACTGTTTTCCATTacaatttctaaattttacatGCAAGAGAGGCTCTGAGGTGTTCTCAAAGCTAATTTGCAAGAGAGGTATCCAACTTCTAAAACTCTCCTGCAGGCTCCACGAGTGTCCAAAAAAATTggttagaaatttttcttaaactaGAAACAGTCTAAAAACAGCGAGTGATTTGGTTGTAGGAGAGAAGCTCGAAAGAAACAAATCTCGAGTTTCACAGGCACCCAGAGAAGCTGTTGGTCGTGATTTGCTCATGTCGAAGTCGAATCAGCGATGTCCCATCTTTGCGTGGGCAAGCCATTTTCAAGTAGGCAATGTGGATCTACCTTTTGCTGGTGTCTACAGAAAACCGCTGATATTAACATTGATTGAAGCTGTATAGAGAATTTCTAGATCACATTCAAGTCTGGAATCTTCGAGTCTGAAGCTGTATTCACAATGTCTGGATCTCAGGAGGTGacttaaatgaaaaaaaacagcttcaaCTTTCTACTAAACTGTGGCATAGACAAGTGATCCATTTAGAACGATCCTTTAGAAAAGCAATTAAAGATAATTTCGATTACGAttcacagttttttcttttgaaaaatctacaCTGATAATTTCAGAACAAAGGAGAAGAGATGTATCTGCGTTTCCACAGCGAAAAgccaaaaatgaaattctgtAGCATaggcaagtcattgtttgaaGCATAACTCGCTAATTGTTGCTATTTGAAGAAAGCATAAAAGGATTGAGGGACGATGCCACATCCATCAAAAGCGTTTGATTTCATCTCATCATATCTGCGTTTCATAACTTCTAGCATTACCAGTATTTATTGCATCCAAACAAAAGTGTGCAGGAATTTTAGATGTCTTTTCCTCCCCATTAATACACAGCATTCCATTCCGTGTTG
This window of the Necator americanus strain Aroian chromosome III, whole genome shotgun sequence genome carries:
- a CDS encoding hypothetical protein (NECATOR_CHRIII.G11847.T2): MFTGQWTKSNSLEMAIGPKIWETWNQLSYQVFDAMIREEQWLAEGENGPSMSNTWLCVPQLISNLACLTGAASSLNGPSETLRRELLNEAPGVESHVNMIRVIMNIIGEELRQWENALHSISKPGIFAVARRMIVHPKFTKSYAYNTFVTLNNLGVEVKIFDGSNEIIQWIQKSLKAGSVNTCPFELWRSGETVLKKEAPREAVGRDLLMSKSNQRCPIFAWASHFQITFKSGIFESEAVFTMSGSQENKGEEMYLRFHSEKPKMKFCSIGRTGILEVPTNSSNIFLYFVTDVERALTGPQLLDMIREVQKAVPETHTAYIPIWWSQEKVSNVAKGIKNALDAEPLFSHGGFGDLAMEDVEASSEYSRKLTSNIQHFDMVTVFHQPDTSNIKRIVLQLPPFNVAHITCPFTLVVYDNKKKMPVYFGRIVTPKVVNMKAANTGEIIGNQHKPGPKKWCRLI
- a CDS encoding hypothetical protein (NECATOR_CHRIII.G11847.T1), which gives rise to MFTGQWTKSNSLEMAIGPKIWETWNQLSYQVFDAMIREEQWLAEGENGPSMSNTWLCVPQLISNLACLTGAASSLNGHSVWMLDFYLLLLGEVLQAIFSTSLLTNRTERLPPEERLGNFTSGPEPSETLRRELLNEAPGVESHVNMIRVIMNIIGEELRQWENALHSISKPGIFAVARRMIVHPKFTKSYAYNTFVTLNNLGVEVKIFDGSNEIIQWIQKSLKAGSVNTCPFELWRSGETVLKKEAPREAVGRDLLMSKSNQRCPIFAWASHFQITFKSGIFESEAVFTMSGSQENKGEEMYLRFHSEKPKMKFCSIGRTGILEVPTNSSNIFLYFVTDVERALTGPQLLDMIREVQKAVPETHTAYIPIWWSQEKVSNVAKGIKNALDAEPLFSHGGFGDLAMEDVEASSEYSRKLTSNIQHFDMVTVFHQPDTSNIKRIVLQLPPFNVAHITCPFTLVVYDNKKKMPVYFGRIVTPKVVNMKAANTGEIIGNQHKPGPKKWCRLI